Proteins encoded within one genomic window of Arachis ipaensis cultivar K30076 chromosome B08, Araip1.1, whole genome shotgun sequence:
- the LOC107613512 gene encoding persulfide dioxygenase ETHE1 homolog, mitochondrial isoform X2 — protein sequence MLRFHHIVRVSLFASKASTFPLTSLSLSTSIPKRTTFALRSQMTSFSSSSSSSSSKLLFRQLFEKESSTYTYLLADASHPDKPALLIDPVDRTVDRDLSLIQELGLKLVYAMNTHVHADHVTGTGLIKSKVPGVKSIISKASGATADLFVEPGDKVHFGDLFLEVRATPGHTLGCVTYVTGDASDQPQPRMAFTGDALLIRGCGRTDFQGGSSEQLYKSVYSQIFTLPKDTFIYPAHDYKGFSVSTVGEEMQYNPRLTKDEETFKNIMANLNLSYPKMIDVAVPANLVCGVQSKRVSV from the exons ATGCTTCGTTTTCATCATATCGTTAGAGTTTCTCTATTTGCATCCAAAGCTTCAACCTTTCCTCTtacctctctttctctttcaacATCAATTCCCAAAAGAACTACCTTCGCACTTCGATCACAAAtgacttctttctcttcttcttcttcctcttcctcctcaaagCTCTTGTTTCGCCAGCTTTTCGAGAAGGAATCGTCTACATACACGTACCTTCTTGCTGATGCATCACACCCCGATAAACCAGCGCTT tTGATAGACCCTGTAGATAGAACAGTGGATAGAGACTTATCCCTTATTCAAGAGCTGGGATTGAAGCTTGTGTATGCCATGAACACTCATGTACATGCTGATCATGTCACTGGGACTGGCCTTATCAAG AGCAAAGTTCCGGGTGTAAAATCTATTATTTCGAAAGCAAGTGGTGCAACGGCTGATCTTTTTGTGGAACCAGGTGATAAAGTCCATTTTGGTGATCTTTTTTTGGAG GTTCGAGCTACTCCTGGTCATACCTTGGGTTGCGTTACCTATGTTACAGGAGATGCTTCTGATCAACCTCAACCTAGGATGGCATTCACTGGAGATGCCCTATTAATACGTGGATGTGGAAGGACTGACTTTCAG GGTGGGAGTTCGGAGCAGCTTTACAAATCAGTATATTCACAG ATTTTTACACTGCCCAAGGATACATTTATCTACCCAGCTCATGACTACAAAGGATTCAGT GTAAGCACTGTTGGAGAGGAGATGCAGTACAATCCACGGCTAACAAAGGATGAG GAAACTTTCAAGAACATCATGGCAA ATCTTAACCTTTCATATCCAAAAATGATCGATGTTGCTGTCCCAGCTAATTTGGTTTGTGGAGTTCAATCCAAG AGGGTGTCTGTGTGA
- the LOC107613512 gene encoding persulfide dioxygenase ETHE1 homolog, mitochondrial isoform X3: MLRFHHIVRVSLFASKASTFPLTSLSLSTSIPKRTTFALRSQMTSFSSSSSSSSSKLLFRQLFEKESSTYTYLLADASHPDKPALLIDPVDRTVDRDLSLIQELGLKLVYAMNTHVHADHVTGTGLIKSKVPGVKSIISKASGATADLFVEPGDKVHFGDLFLEVRATPGHTLGCVTYVTGDASDQPQPRMAFTGDALLIRGCGRTDFQGGSSEQLYKSVYSQIFTLPKDTFIYPAHDYKGFSVSTVGEEMQYNPRLTKDEETFKNIMANLNLSYPKMIDVAVPANLVCGVQSK; encoded by the exons ATGCTTCGTTTTCATCATATCGTTAGAGTTTCTCTATTTGCATCCAAAGCTTCAACCTTTCCTCTtacctctctttctctttcaacATCAATTCCCAAAAGAACTACCTTCGCACTTCGATCACAAAtgacttctttctcttcttcttcttcctcttcctcctcaaagCTCTTGTTTCGCCAGCTTTTCGAGAAGGAATCGTCTACATACACGTACCTTCTTGCTGATGCATCACACCCCGATAAACCAGCGCTT tTGATAGACCCTGTAGATAGAACAGTGGATAGAGACTTATCCCTTATTCAAGAGCTGGGATTGAAGCTTGTGTATGCCATGAACACTCATGTACATGCTGATCATGTCACTGGGACTGGCCTTATCAAG AGCAAAGTTCCGGGTGTAAAATCTATTATTTCGAAAGCAAGTGGTGCAACGGCTGATCTTTTTGTGGAACCAGGTGATAAAGTCCATTTTGGTGATCTTTTTTTGGAG GTTCGAGCTACTCCTGGTCATACCTTGGGTTGCGTTACCTATGTTACAGGAGATGCTTCTGATCAACCTCAACCTAGGATGGCATTCACTGGAGATGCCCTATTAATACGTGGATGTGGAAGGACTGACTTTCAG GGTGGGAGTTCGGAGCAGCTTTACAAATCAGTATATTCACAG ATTTTTACACTGCCCAAGGATACATTTATCTACCCAGCTCATGACTACAAAGGATTCAGT GTAAGCACTGTTGGAGAGGAGATGCAGTACAATCCACGGCTAACAAAGGATGAG GAAACTTTCAAGAACATCATGGCAA ATCTTAACCTTTCATATCCAAAAATGATCGATGTTGCTGTCCCAGCTAATTTGGTTTGTGGAGTTCAATCCAAG TAG
- the LOC107613512 gene encoding persulfide dioxygenase ETHE1 homolog, mitochondrial isoform X1, translating into MLRFHHIVRVSLFASKASTFPLTSLSLSTSIPKRTTFALRSQMTSFSSSSSSSSSKLLFRQLFEKESSTYTYLLADASHPDKPALLIDPVDRTVDRDLSLIQELGLKLVYAMNTHVHADHVTGTGLIKSKVPGVKSIISKASGATADLFVEPGDKVHFGDLFLEVRATPGHTLGCVTYVTGDASDQPQPRMAFTGDALLIRGCGRTDFQGGSSEQLYKSVYSQIFTLPKDTFIYPAHDYKGFSVSTVGEEMQYNPRLTKDEETFKNIMANLNLSYPKMIDVAVPANLVCGVQSKVIMNS; encoded by the exons ATGCTTCGTTTTCATCATATCGTTAGAGTTTCTCTATTTGCATCCAAAGCTTCAACCTTTCCTCTtacctctctttctctttcaacATCAATTCCCAAAAGAACTACCTTCGCACTTCGATCACAAAtgacttctttctcttcttcttcttcctcttcctcctcaaagCTCTTGTTTCGCCAGCTTTTCGAGAAGGAATCGTCTACATACACGTACCTTCTTGCTGATGCATCACACCCCGATAAACCAGCGCTT tTGATAGACCCTGTAGATAGAACAGTGGATAGAGACTTATCCCTTATTCAAGAGCTGGGATTGAAGCTTGTGTATGCCATGAACACTCATGTACATGCTGATCATGTCACTGGGACTGGCCTTATCAAG AGCAAAGTTCCGGGTGTAAAATCTATTATTTCGAAAGCAAGTGGTGCAACGGCTGATCTTTTTGTGGAACCAGGTGATAAAGTCCATTTTGGTGATCTTTTTTTGGAG GTTCGAGCTACTCCTGGTCATACCTTGGGTTGCGTTACCTATGTTACAGGAGATGCTTCTGATCAACCTCAACCTAGGATGGCATTCACTGGAGATGCCCTATTAATACGTGGATGTGGAAGGACTGACTTTCAG GGTGGGAGTTCGGAGCAGCTTTACAAATCAGTATATTCACAG ATTTTTACACTGCCCAAGGATACATTTATCTACCCAGCTCATGACTACAAAGGATTCAGT GTAAGCACTGTTGGAGAGGAGATGCAGTACAATCCACGGCTAACAAAGGATGAG GAAACTTTCAAGAACATCATGGCAA ATCTTAACCTTTCATATCCAAAAATGATCGATGTTGCTGTCCCAGCTAATTTGGTTTGTGGAGTTCAATCCAAG
- the LOC107613512 gene encoding persulfide dioxygenase ETHE1 homolog, mitochondrial isoform X4, translated as MLRFHHIVRVSLFASKASTFPLTSLSLSTSIPKRTTFALRSQMTSFSSSSSSSSSKLLFRQLFEKESSTYTYLLADASHPDKPALLIDPVDRTVDRDLSLIQELGLKLVYAMNTHVHADHVTGTGLIKSKVPGVKSIISKASGATADLFVEPGDKVHFGDLFLEVRATPGHTLGCVTYVTGDASDQPQPRMAFTGDALLIRGCGRTDFQGGSSEQLYKSVYSQIFTLPKDTFIYPAHDYKGFSVSTVGEEMQYNPRLTKDERDPRSMEYGK; from the exons ATGCTTCGTTTTCATCATATCGTTAGAGTTTCTCTATTTGCATCCAAAGCTTCAACCTTTCCTCTtacctctctttctctttcaacATCAATTCCCAAAAGAACTACCTTCGCACTTCGATCACAAAtgacttctttctcttcttcttcttcctcttcctcctcaaagCTCTTGTTTCGCCAGCTTTTCGAGAAGGAATCGTCTACATACACGTACCTTCTTGCTGATGCATCACACCCCGATAAACCAGCGCTT tTGATAGACCCTGTAGATAGAACAGTGGATAGAGACTTATCCCTTATTCAAGAGCTGGGATTGAAGCTTGTGTATGCCATGAACACTCATGTACATGCTGATCATGTCACTGGGACTGGCCTTATCAAG AGCAAAGTTCCGGGTGTAAAATCTATTATTTCGAAAGCAAGTGGTGCAACGGCTGATCTTTTTGTGGAACCAGGTGATAAAGTCCATTTTGGTGATCTTTTTTTGGAG GTTCGAGCTACTCCTGGTCATACCTTGGGTTGCGTTACCTATGTTACAGGAGATGCTTCTGATCAACCTCAACCTAGGATGGCATTCACTGGAGATGCCCTATTAATACGTGGATGTGGAAGGACTGACTTTCAG GGTGGGAGTTCGGAGCAGCTTTACAAATCAGTATATTCACAG ATTTTTACACTGCCCAAGGATACATTTATCTACCCAGCTCATGACTACAAAGGATTCAGT GTAAGCACTGTTGGAGAGGAGATGCAGTACAATCCACGGCTAACAAAGGATGAG AGAGATCCTCGAAGCATGGAATATGGAAAGTAA